The Fusobacterium polymorphum genome segment CTTGACTTATAGCATTCTGCTGCAAGCATTCTGTTTACTGAAAAATATTCTCCCACATCTCTTAAAAACTCAATATAGTTTAGATTTCTTAACCAATCTGCATTATTAGCAAGTATAGCTTTATCATCAGAAAAATCTATAAATTTTTGCATTTGTTTTTTTATGCATTCAACATTATGATCTATCATTTCAACAGTCATCATAGTTCTCATATCAGATCTACCACTTGGGTCACCTATCATTCCAGTTCCCCCACCTGCTAGGGCTATTGGTCTATGTCCATGTTGTTGCATATGTGCCATAAACATCATTGCAATAAAGTGGCCTACATGTAAACTATCTGCTGTTGGGTCAAAACCTATATAAAAGGTAACTTTTTCTTTTCCTAAAATTTCTTTAATTTCTTCTTCATGTGTAAGCTGTTTTAAATATCCTCTTTCTTTCAATACATCATATACATTAGCCATTTTTTCCTCCATCTTTTATAAAATAACAACAAAATCCAACTATTAAAGCTGGCACTAACCATGGTAAACCTAAATTTACAAGTGGTAGTGAATTATAAATATTATTAAATATTTCTGGCATAATTATTCCAGTTATAGAAATTCCTTCATATAGTCCAATAAGTCCTGATGTTAATACAACTCCTTTAAACACATTAGCATTTTTTATATGAAAGAAATTCAAAATTATTAAGGCAATACTTATTGGATATAGGAATACCAAAATTGGAACTGATATAATAACTATCTTATTAACACCAAATATTGCAAATAGGAAACCTATTATTGTTGTTATTACTACTAATTTTTCATAAGATATTTTCATAAAGCTACTAAAATATTCTGCAACAGTAACTATAAGTCCTATTGAAGTTGTAAGACAAGCTCCTGCAACACAGATAGCCAATATTAAATATCCAATTTTTCCTAAAAGATTTATTGATATTTTTACAAGTAAATCTGTTTTTTCTGCTCCTGCAACTAAATCTAAATCACCAAAACTTGCTCCTATATAACCAAGTCCTGCATAAACTATTGCAAGTCCTGCTGCTGCAATTAATCCAACCTTTAATAAATATGAAAATTCTTGTTTAGGAGTAAGTTCAGCTTTCCCTCTTATAGCATTTAAGATAACTGTTGAGAAAACTATTGCTGCTAAAGCATCCATTGTTTGATAACCTTCTGTGAAACCTTTTTTAAATGGTAATTCATAAATCTTTTCAACAATTGGTAAATCATTAAAAAATACACCTTTAACTAAAATTATAAATAAAACTATTAAAAGTATAGGTGTTAAAATTTTACCTACTCTATCAACAACTTTTGATGATTTCAATGAAAATAATAACGCTAATAAGAAATAAATTCCTAAATAGACATATTTCCAAATTGAAGTTGTAAATCCTGCATGATAAAAAGTAACTTCATAAGCTGTTGCTCCTGTTCTTGGCAGTGCTAAAAGTGGTCCTATTGATAAAATAAGTGCTATTCCATAAAATTTTGCAAATAAAGGTGAAACTTTATCTGAAAAACTGTCTAAACTTTTACCTGCATTAGCTGAAGCAATAATTCCCATAAGAGGAATTCCAACTCCTGTTAGAATAAATGCAAATGATGCTATTCCCCAACTATTACCTAATTCATATCCTAACATAGGAGGGAATATTAAATTTCCTGCTCCAAATAACATTGCAAATAGGGCAAACCCCGCTGTGATAACATCCATCATATTATACATTTTATTTTTTTAGCAACTCCTTCCATTCTTCTTCTTTAAAACCATTTAAAACTACATCTTTTGTAACTATCATTGGTCTTTTTACAAGTTTTCCATCTGTTGCTAATAACTTTAACATTTCCTCTTCTGTCATAGTTGGTAATTTATCTTTTAATTCCATTTCTCTATATAAAATACCACTTGTATTAAAAAATTTCTTTAATTCTTTTTTACTTTTTTTTAAAAATTTCTTTAATTCTGCCTCAGTAGGATTATCTTTTACTATATCCCTTTCTGTAAATTCTACTGAATTTTCTTGTAACCATTTCTTTGCTTTTTGGCAAGTTGAGCACTTTGGATAACAAAAAAATACTATATCTTTCATTTTTATTCCCCCTAATCTTTTATTATATTAACTTAAAAATTATACCATAACTACTGATAATTAACAATAAAAAAAGCAGGTTGCAACTGCAATTACAACCCACATAAAACTATCAATTAATTAAAAAATAAAATTAATTGTGATACTAATGTTTTTAGATATAAATAACAATATTGCTACTATTACAAATATCAAAACATACAATAATTGCCTTTTCAATATTTCACCTCCTTCCAAGGCTACATAAAGAAAGATAACAAAGGCAAAATAATTATAGCATTGATTTTTATTTTGTAAGGTGTTATAATCGTTTTAAAGATATAGAGATATATCTCATACAATGATTGCAAAATAACAAGGCAAAACATCACTAACTGCAATTAGTGATGTTTTTATTTTTAAGATAAAAAAGACAACTATATGATTTTTTTCATATAATTGTCTTTATAAAAATTTATTTTAATTTATTATTTTACAGATTTTGAGAAAGTGGCAGCATTTTCTCCTGCAATTTTTCCAAATATAGTGATATCTGCAACTGCATTTCCACCTATTCTATTAGCTCCGTGGATTCCACCTGTAACTTCTCCTGCTGCATAAAGTCCTTTTATTGGTCTACCATTTTTACCAAGTACTTCAGCATTAGTATTGATACGAACTCCACCCATAGTATGATGAACTGCTGGTGAAACCTCTATTACATAGTATTTATCTCCAGTTAATTCTTTAGGTAAAGTTTTCTTATTAAATTCACTATCAACTTTATTTCTAACTACTTCATTATATTTGTTTAATGTAGCTTCTAATGTCTTTGCATCTGTTCCAATTTTAGCAGCTATTTCTTCAAGTGTTCCTTCAACTGCAAAACCTTTTTTAACATAACCATCAGCTGCTTTTAATTTTGTTCTAATTCCTTCATCAAATACTAAGAAAGCAGATTTTCCTTTTTGTTCTAATATAGCCTTAGAAACAACATCTCTTGTTTCAAGTTCATCTATAAATCTCTTTCCATCTCTATTTACGAGAATAGCTCCTTCTCCTCTAACCGCTTCTGTTATCATATTAGTCTTATTATGTACAACAGTTGGGTGAGTTTGAATTTCATTCATATCAACTAAAGCTCCACCAACTTTTTCAACCATAATGATTCCATCTCCAACTATTGCTGGGTTATTAGTTGAACCAAAACCTTTTAATTTTGGATTATATTTTTCAACCATTTTAGCATTAGCTCCAAATCCACCTGTTGCTACAATTACAGCTTTTGCTTTAATAGTATATTCTTTTCCATCAATTTCTCTTACTTTTACTCCAACTATTCTATTTTTAACTTTCACTAATGCTATTGCTTTAGTTCCTTTTCTTATATCTATCTTTTCATTTTCAGCAGTTTTAGAAAGTGCAGATACTATATTAGGTCCTACTGCAGCTCCTCCAGTTGGTCTGTGAGTTCTTTTTGCACTTTGTCCACCTGTTGAAGTAATTTCTGATAAATCTGCTCCTCTTGCTATTAGCCAATCAACTATTGCACTTGAATTATTAGCTAAAACTCTTACTAACTCTTTATTATTCTTATTTTTTCCACCTTTCATTGTATCTTCATAGAAAAGTTCTGGACTATCTTTTTCACCTAATTTTTCTTGTATTTTTGTTCCTGCTGCATTAAGACCTGCTGTTGCATAGTTTGTATTTCCACCTAAAAGCTCAGTTTTTTCAATTAAAATAACTTTAGCTCCTTTTTCATGTGCAGCAATAGCAGAAGTTAAACCTGCTCCCCCAGCCCCAATTACAACTACATCAGTTTCTTTTGGTAATTCAATAGCTTTTGTATTTTGTACTGTAACTGCTTTTAAAGTTACTCCACTTTTCTTAACTGCTTCTTCAATAGCTTCCTTAGTTCCTTCACTTGTTAAAGATGCTCCTGAAATTCCATCAACATCTAAACTTTGTGTTGCTATAACTTTTTTTGCAATCTCTTGAATTGCAGGAGTTGCAAAGTCTGATTCTTTAGATCTTTTAACTTTTACATCAACAATTTTATTATTTGTTATTTCTACATCTAGGACTATTCCATCTTTATCATATCCTAATCCTGTTCCTTCATATACTTCAGCAGATGCTCCAGTAAATAAAAGGGTAAACATTAAAAGCGTCAGACCAAATAATTTTCCAAAAAATTTTTTTCTCATAGTTTCCTCCAATAATTTAATAATAGTTAGTACTTACTTCTATAATATTTTAAATATCATATTTTGTCAATGAATATTATTTATAATTAAGGGATAATAAAAAGAATAGAAAATCCTTCTACATTTATTACAGATTTAAAAATTAATCCTATAAAAAGAGAAAATAAAAGGATTAGTACAAATTTAAATTTTATTTGTAATAATCCTTTTTAGTTATTATATAGTTTTATAAACTTATAAAATTTTTATTTATCTGGTTTTGGGTAACTGTATTTAAAATTATATTGTTTAGATAACTTTGCTATTTTTTCTCTATCTACATAATTTAAAAATACAAATCTACAATTTTGAAGAGTTTTTCTTCCATTATCAGATTTTCCCATATATTCAATAGCTTCTTGGATAGTATTAGTGTTATCTGAAATAATTATTTTGTTTTGGTATTTGTAGATATAAGCAGCAGCTTCTTCAATTTTCTTTTGATGAGGAAGATTGTCAGTAACAACTTTAACTGCTTGTCCTAAAATACCACCAAAAGGCTCAGTATATAAAACAAAACTATCTGTTCCTCCTGAATTTAAATTTTGTTTTTCTTGCTCAGTCATCAATTCCATTGCACCTTTTGTAATTAGTTTATTTCTAGTTTCTCCATCAACATAGCTATTTAAACTACTACAAGAAATACAAAGTAAACTTAAAAAAATTAAAATTATTTTTTTCATAATTACCCCCTATTAGAAACAAAAAATAAAATTAAAAAATTTTTTATATTTTAATTATATCATTATATAAAAATAAATAATAGAAATATCTTGTAATAATTGATATAATTAAAATTAGAGTAAATTAGGAGAGGATATGGAAAAAAAATTTCGGGGGGAAATCCCATTTTGGTTGAAGAATAAGAAAAATAATCTTGTATATATCTGTTCCTCTAACAGAAATATAGATGATTATTTTTTTGTGTTAAAAGATTTTTATAAGGGAAAAATTCTTAGAATAAAAAAAGAAAATGAAGCTGGAGAACTAAAAAAATATAATTATGATTTATTAGAGCTCATAAATTCAAATGAAAAATTTATAATTCTTATCTCTTTAGACTATTTTTTGGAAGATTATTACTCAGAGGCTAATAGCATTTTCATTGAAAAAGGAAAAAATCTTGATATCAAAGACTTAGAAGAAAAATTAATTGATGCAGGTTTTGAAAAAACATATATGCTTACACAAAGAAAAGAATATTCTATAAGAGGAGATATTTTAGATATATTTAATATCAATCAAGATAATCCTGTGAGAATAGAATTTTTTGGAAATGAAGTTGATAGAATAGCATATTTTGATATAAATTCTCAATTAAGTATAGAAAAAAAAGATAGTATAGAATTGTATATAGACAATAATAAAAATAAAAAAGATTTATTCTCTCTTATGTCTATGAACAAAAATAAAATAGAATATTACTATGAAAATAATGATATATTACAAGCTAAAATTAAAAGACTTATAAATGAAAATTTAGATAGGGAAGAAGATATTTTATCTAAGATAGCTGAACTTTCTAAAATAGGTATACAGATAGAAATACAAAAATTTTCAGAAGAAGAATTAAAACAGTTTGAAGTTATAGATAGAGTTAAAAAGTTATCTAAGAATACAAAAATTACAATTTATTCAGAGGAAGCTACTAGATACAAAGAAATATTCAAGGACTATTCTGTTAAATTTGAAAAATATCCACTTTTTGAAGGATATAAAACAGATGATAAATTGATACTGACAGATAGAGAAATTAAGGGTATCAGAGTAAAAAGAGAAAGAATAGAAAAGAAAGCACTAAGGTATAAAGCAGTTGATGAGATAAAAGAGCAAGATTATGTAATCCACGAAAATTTTGGGGTGGGAATATTTTTAGGCTTAGAAAATATTGATGGTCAGGATTACTTAAAAATAAAATATGCAGATGAAGATAAATTATATGTTCCTGTTGATAGTATTAATAAGATAGAAAAGTATATAAATATTTCTGATATTATACCTGAAATCTATAAATTAGGTAGAAAAGGTTTTAAAAGAAAGAAAGCTAAATTAAGTGAAGATATAGAAATTTTTGCTAAGGAAATTATAAAAATTCAAGCTAAAAGAAATTTAGGAAATGGTTTTAAATTTTCAAAAGATACTGTTATGCAAGAAGAATTTGAAGAAACTTTTCCATTTACAGAAACACCTGCACAATTAAAAGCCATTGAAGATGTAAAAAGAGATATGGAGTCTGGAAAAGTTATGGATAGACTTATATGTGGAGATGTGGGCTTTGGGAAGACAGAGGTTGCTATAAGGACGACTTTTAAAGCAGTTATGGACAGTAAACAAGTAATTCTTTTAGTGCCTACAACAGTTTTAGCAGAACAACATTATGAAAGATTCAGTGAAAGATTTAAAAATTATCCAGTACATATAGAGATTTTAAGTAGGGTTCAATCTAAAAAAGAGCAAACAGAAAGTCTTAAAAGAATTGAAAATGGTTCAGCAGATTTAGTGATTGGAACTCATAGACTATTATCAGATGATATAAAATTCAAAGATGTAGGACTTCTTATAATAGATGAAGAGCAAAAGTTTGGAGTTAAAGCAAAAGAGAAATTAAAAAAGATTAAAGGTGATTTAGATGTTTTAACTTTAACAGCCACTCCTATTCCTAGAACTTTAAACTTATCTTTATTAGGAATTAGAGATTTATCTGTTATAGATACTTCCCCAGAAGGAAGACAGAAAATTCAAACAGAGTATATAGACAATAATAAAAATTTAATTAGAGATATAATCCTTTCTGAAATTTCAAGAGAAGGACAAGTTTTTTATATCTTTAATTCTGTAAAAAGAATGGAAAGTAAGGTAAAAGAAATAAGAGAACTATTGCCAGAATATATTAAAGTTAGTTATATTCATGGACAAATGTTACCAAGAGATATTAAAAAGAATATTCAAGAATTTGAAAATGGTAATGTAGATGTTTTAGTTGCAACAACTATTATAGAAAATGGTATAGATATAGAAAATGCTAATACTATGATAATTGAAGGAGTTGAAAAGTTAGGTCTATCACAAGTTTATCAATTAAGAGGAAGAATAGGTAGAAGTACTAAAAAAAGTTACTGCTATATGCTTATGAACGAAAATAAAACTAAAAATGCTAAGAAAAGAGAAGAAAGCATAAGAGAATTTGATAATTTAACAGGTATAGATTTAGCAATGGAAGATTCAAAAATAAGAGGTGTTGGAGAGATTTTAGGAGAGAAACAACATGGGGCAGTTGAAACTTTTGGTTATAATCTATATATGAAGATGTTAAATGAAGAAATTTTAAAATTAAAAGGAGAAGCCGAAGAAGAACTTGATGAAGTTGATATTGAGCTTAATTTCCCAAGATTTTTACCAGATAGCTATATAGAAAAAAATGAAAAGGTAAAAATATATAAAAGAGCTTTAGCTTTAAAAAATTTAGATGAGTTAGACAATTTATATAGTGAGTTAGAAGATAGATTTGGAAAAATTAAATCTGAGGCAAAAGGATTCTTTGAATTTATAAAAATAAGAATAATAGCAAGAGATTTAGGAATTACAACTATAAAACAAGATAAAGAAAATAAAGATAGAATTTTAATTAATTTTAATGAAAAGAAAATAAATGTGGATAAAATTATTTACTTATTAAGTAATAAGAAAATAATGTATTCAAAATTTACTAGAACTATTGGATATAATGGAGATATTTTTGAATTTTTTAAATTATATTCATCATAAAATTTTTAAATAGAGTATTAATAAAAAATAAGAGAGTTACATTCCAGATTTTAAGATAAAAATTAAATAGAATGAGCCGAGCAAATCTCACTGTGTCTGAACGAAGTGAGTTTAGTGAATTTGCAGCGAATTCTTAATTTTTATCTGTTAAGAAATCTGGCTAGTAACGAACTATTTTTTATGTATTCTAAATGGATTAATATTTACTAGATTAATCTAATATAAAAAGTATA includes the following:
- a CDS encoding arsenate reductase family protein; translation: MKDIVFFCYPKCSTCQKAKKWLQENSVEFTERDIVKDNPTEAELKKFLKKSKKELKKFFNTSGILYREMELKDKLPTMTEEEMLKLLATDGKLVKRPMIVTKDVVLNGFKEEEWKELLKK
- a CDS encoding flavocytochrome c; protein product: MRKKFFGKLFGLTLLMFTLLFTGASAEVYEGTGLGYDKDGIVLDVEITNNKIVDVKVKRSKESDFATPAIQEIAKKVIATQSLDVDGISGASLTSEGTKEAIEEAVKKSGVTLKAVTVQNTKAIELPKETDVVVIGAGGAGLTSAIAAHEKGAKVILIEKTELLGGNTNYATAGLNAAGTKIQEKLGEKDSPELFYEDTMKGGKNKNNKELVRVLANNSSAIVDWLIARGADLSEITSTGGQSAKRTHRPTGGAAVGPNIVSALSKTAENEKIDIRKGTKAIALVKVKNRIVGVKVREIDGKEYTIKAKAVIVATGGFGANAKMVEKYNPKLKGFGSTNNPAIVGDGIIMVEKVGGALVDMNEIQTHPTVVHNKTNMITEAVRGEGAILVNRDGKRFIDELETRDVVSKAILEQKGKSAFLVFDEGIRTKLKAADGYVKKGFAVEGTLEEIAAKIGTDAKTLEATLNKYNEVVRNKVDSEFNKKTLPKELTGDKYYVIEVSPAVHHTMGGVRINTNAEVLGKNGRPIKGLYAAGEVTGGIHGANRIGGNAVADITIFGKIAGENAATFSKSVK
- the brnQ gene encoding branched-chain amino acid transport system II carrier protein produces the protein MYNMMDVITAGFALFAMLFGAGNLIFPPMLGYELGNSWGIASFAFILTGVGIPLMGIIASANAGKSLDSFSDKVSPLFAKFYGIALILSIGPLLALPRTGATAYEVTFYHAGFTTSIWKYVYLGIYFLLALLFSLKSSKVVDRVGKILTPILLIVLFIILVKGVFFNDLPIVEKIYELPFKKGFTEGYQTMDALAAIVFSTVILNAIRGKAELTPKQEFSYLLKVGLIAAAGLAIVYAGLGYIGASFGDLDLVAGAEKTDLLVKISINLLGKIGYLILAICVAGACLTTSIGLIVTVAEYFSSFMKISYEKLVVITTIIGFLFAIFGVNKIVIISVPILVFLYPISIALIILNFFHIKNANVFKGVVLTSGLIGLYEGISITGIIMPEIFNNIYNSLPLVNLGLPWLVPALIVGFCCYFIKDGGKNG
- a CDS encoding DEAD/DEAH box helicase; amino-acid sequence: MEKKFRGEIPFWLKNKKNNLVYICSSNRNIDDYFFVLKDFYKGKILRIKKENEAGELKKYNYDLLELINSNEKFIILISLDYFLEDYYSEANSIFIEKGKNLDIKDLEEKLIDAGFEKTYMLTQRKEYSIRGDILDIFNINQDNPVRIEFFGNEVDRIAYFDINSQLSIEKKDSIELYIDNNKNKKDLFSLMSMNKNKIEYYYENNDILQAKIKRLINENLDREEDILSKIAELSKIGIQIEIQKFSEEELKQFEVIDRVKKLSKNTKITIYSEEATRYKEIFKDYSVKFEKYPLFEGYKTDDKLILTDREIKGIRVKRERIEKKALRYKAVDEIKEQDYVIHENFGVGIFLGLENIDGQDYLKIKYADEDKLYVPVDSINKIEKYINISDIIPEIYKLGRKGFKRKKAKLSEDIEIFAKEIIKIQAKRNLGNGFKFSKDTVMQEEFEETFPFTETPAQLKAIEDVKRDMESGKVMDRLICGDVGFGKTEVAIRTTFKAVMDSKQVILLVPTTVLAEQHYERFSERFKNYPVHIEILSRVQSKKEQTESLKRIENGSADLVIGTHRLLSDDIKFKDVGLLIIDEEQKFGVKAKEKLKKIKGDLDVLTLTATPIPRTLNLSLLGIRDLSVIDTSPEGRQKIQTEYIDNNKNLIRDIILSEISREGQVFYIFNSVKRMESKVKEIRELLPEYIKVSYIHGQMLPRDIKKNIQEFENGNVDVLVATTIIENGIDIENANTMIIEGVEKLGLSQVYQLRGRIGRSTKKSYCYMLMNENKTKNAKKREESIREFDNLTGIDLAMEDSKIRGVGEILGEKQHGAVETFGYNLYMKMLNEEILKLKGEAEEELDEVDIELNFPRFLPDSYIEKNEKVKIYKRALALKNLDELDNLYSELEDRFGKIKSEAKGFFEFIKIRIIARDLGITTIKQDKENKDRILINFNEKKINVDKIIYLLSNKKIMYSKFTRTIGYNGDIFEFFKLYSS